In Spodoptera frugiperda isolate SF20-4 chromosome 13, AGI-APGP_CSIRO_Sfru_2.0, whole genome shotgun sequence, the following are encoded in one genomic region:
- the LOC118270616 gene encoding 2-aminoethanethiol dioxygenase, translated as MTFVVSCALLSSRLFSTFIIRKKFLCIHTVKSLMDKRDEAKSAMELINIPPIVSIYRHALHTFDDRYKNDLLINLDKLKSMMDFLKSEDLGYDDNLKNEAFWRQPDKAPCTYIEVFQNNQINMSIFVLKPGFKMPLHDHPHMHGLLKVISGAVKIRSFSEYPLKESVDPIEFQSVARKEAARLATGHHKRRKLFAEVTCEKVCSENSSTCTLTPTVSNYHELEALDVPAAFFDILSPPYDTLIEGIGPRRCRYYYVSNEISTNVVELQETEVPKCFYCDQAPYLGPILG; from the coding sequence ATGACGTTTGTTGTCAGTTGCGCTTTGTTATCGTCGCGATTATTTTCTACATTCATTATAAGGAAAAAATTCTTGTGTATACATACAGTCAAATCTCTTATGGATAAACGTGATGAAGCGAAGTCAGCCATGGAACTCATCAACATCCCGCCAATCGTTTCTATATACCGGCATGCGCTTCACACCTTCGATGACAGGTACAAAAATGATCTTTTGATTAATTTGGATAAGCTGAAGTCTATGATGGACTTTCTGAAGTCTGAAGATTTAGGCTACGACGATAACTTAAAAAATGAAGCGTTTTGGCGGCAACCCGACAAAGCACCCTGTACGTACATAGAAGTTTTTCAAAACAACCAAATAAATatgagtatttttgttttaaaaccggGTTTCAAAATGCCGCTCCACGACCACCCACATATGCACGGGCTCCTGAAAGTGATTTCTGGTGCTGTGAAAATTAGAAGTTTTTCCGAGTACCCTCTGAAGGAGAGTGTTGATCCTATAGAGTTCCAAAGCGTTGCGAGGAAGGAAGCAGCGCGGCTGGCGACCGGCCACCACAAGCGACGGAAATTATTTGCTGAAGTAACCTGCGAGAAAGTTTGTTCTGAGAACTCCAGTACTTGCACATTGACACCGACCGTGTCCAACTACCACGAGCTAGAGGCACTCGACGTGCCAGCGGCCTTCTTTGACATCCTCTCTCCCCCCTACGACACCTTGATCGAAGGTATAGGACCGAGACGATGCCGCTACTACTACGTCTCCAATGAAATAAGCACCAACGTAGTGGAATTGCAAGAAACTGAAGTGCCAAAATGTTTCTACTGTGATCAAGCACCGTATTTAGGACCAATACTTGGTTAG